A genomic stretch from Coffea arabica cultivar ET-39 chromosome 10c, Coffea Arabica ET-39 HiFi, whole genome shotgun sequence includes:
- the LOC113713304 gene encoding cellulose synthase A catalytic subunit 2 [UDP-forming]-like yields MDTKGRLIAGSHNRNEFVLINADEIGRVTSVKELSGQICQICGDEIEFTVDGEPFVACNECAFPVCRPCYEYERREGNQACPQCKTRYKRIKGSPRVEGDEDEDEFDDLEHEFDYNSNERRDPQQIAEAALAARLNIGRGGNVNASGITTPSEMDSALDSEVPLLTYGQEDDGISADKHALIIPPFMGRGKRVHPVPFTDNSMSLPPRPMDPKKDLAVYGYGTVAWKDRMEEWKKKQNEKLQVVKHQGDKGGGNNDGDELDDPDLPKMDEGRQPLSRKLPIPSSKINPYRMIILIRMAILGLFFHYRILHPVNDAYGLWLTSIICEIWFAVSWIFDQFPKWFPIERETYLDRLSLRYEKEGKPSELAPVDIFVSTVDPMKEPPLITANTVLSILAVDYPVDKVACYVSDDGAAMLTFEALSETSEFARKWVPFCKRFSLEPRAPEWYFAQKVDYLRDKVDPTFVRERRAMKREYEEFKVRINGLVAMAQKVPEEGWTMQDGTPWPGNSVRDHPGMIQVFLGHNGVRDIEGNELPRLIYVSREKRPGFENHKKAGAMNALIRVSAVISNAPYLLNVDCDHYINNSKALREAMCFMMDPTSGKKICYVQFPQRFDGIDRHDRYSNRNVVFFDINMKGLDGIQGPIYVGTGCVFRRQALYGYDAPKKKKPPGKTCNCLPKLCCCCCCSRNKNKKGKSKDKKKTKGRETSTQIHALENIEEGIEGIDSEKSSLMPQIKFEKKFGQSPVFIASTLLEDGGVPPGATPSSLLKEAIHVISCGYEDKTEWGKEVGWIYGSVTEDILTGFKMHCHGWRSVYCIPKRPAFKGSAPINLSDRLHQVLRWALGSVEIFLSRHCPVWYGYGCGLKPLERFSYINSVVYPLTSLPLIAYCTLPAVCLLTGKFIVPEISNYASIIFMGLFILIAVTGILEMQWGGVGIDDWWRNEQFWVIGGVSAHLFALLQGLLKVLAGVNTNFTVTSKAADDGAFSELYLFKWTSLLIPPMTLLIINIIGVIVGVADAINTGYDSWGPLFGKLFFAFWVIVHLYPFLKGLMGRQDRLPTIIVVWSILLASIFSLLWVRINPFVNKNGIVLEICGLDCE; encoded by the exons ATGGATACCAAAGGGAGGCTTATTGCTGGTTCACATAACAGAAATGAGTTTGTACTAATCAATGCTGATGAGATTGGAAGA GTAACATCTGTGAAGGAATTGAGTGGGCAGATTTGTCAGATTTGTGGAGATGAGATTGAATTTACTGTGGATGGAGAGCCGTTTGTGGCCTGCAATGAATGTGCATTCCCTGTTTGTAGACCTTGCTATGAATACGAGAGAAGGGAGGGTAATCAAGCTTGCCCTCAGTGCAAGACTAGATACAAGCGCATAAAAG GGAGTCCAAGAGTAGAGGGTGATGAAGATGAGGatgaatttgatgatttggagcacgAGTTTGACTATAACAGCAATGAGAGAAGAGACCCTCAACAGATTGCAGAGGCAGCCCTTGCTGCTAGACTTAATATTGGCCGTGGTGGTAATGTCAATGCATCTGGAATTACTACCCCATCAGAAATGGATTCAGCCCTTGATTCAGAGGTCCCTCTCCTTACCTATGGTCAAGAG GATGATGGCATATCAGCTGACAAGCATGCTTTGATAATCCCTCCTTTTATGGGTCGTGGAAAGAGAGTCCATCCAGTTCCGTTTACTGATAACTCCATGTCTT TGCCACCTCGCCCAATGGATCCTAAGAAGGATCTTGCAGTTTATGGATATGGTACAGTTGCATGGAAGGATAGGATGGAAGAGTggaagaaaaaacaaaatgaaaaattgcaaGTTGTTAAGCATCAAGGGGATAAAGGTGGTGGAAATAATGATGGAGATGAGCTGGATGATCCTGACTTGCCCAA GATGGATGAAGGCAGGCAGCCACTTTCAAGAAAGTTGCCAATTCCTTCAAGCAAGATAAATCCATACAGGATGATTATTCTAATCCGCATGGCGATTCTTGGCTTATTTTTCCATTATAGAATTCTTCATCCTGTCAATGATGCATATGGATTGTGGCTGACATCAATTATATGTGAGATATGGTTTGCAGTGTCATGGATATTTGATCAATTCCCCAAGTGGTTCCCTATTGAGCGAGAGACATACCTAGACAGACTTTCACTGAG GTATGAGAAAGAAGGGAAGCCTTCTGAGTTAGCTCCAGTCGATATATTTGTGAGTACAGTGGATCCAATGAAAGAACCTCCCCTTATCACAGCAAATACAGTTCTTTCCATCCTTGCTGTGGATTACCCAGTGGATAAGGTTGCCTGTTATGTATCTGATGATGGTGCTGCAATGcttacttttgaggcactttcGGAGACATCTGAATTTGCCAGAAAATGGGTACCATTCTGTAAGAGGTTCAGCTTAGAGCCTCGAGCCCCAGAATGGTACTTTGCTCAGAAGGTTGACTATCTCAGAGACAAAGTAGATCCTACATTTGTGAGGGAACGCCGTGCAATGAAG AGAGAATACGAGGAGTTTAAGGTTCGGATAAATGGGTTGGTTGCCATGGCTCAAAAGGTACCCGAGGAGGGTTGGACCATGCAGGATGGAACTCCTTGGCCTGGAAATAGTGTCAGGGATCATCCTGGAATGATCCAG GTATTCCTGGGACATAATGGTGTCCGTGATATTGAAGGAAATGAATTGCCCCGTCTTATATATGTTTCTCGAGAGAAAAGGCCGGGATTTGAGAACCATAAGAAGGCTGGAGCCATGAATGCTTTG ATTCGAGTTTCAGCAGTCATCTCAAATGCCCCATACCTGCTTAATGTTGATTGTGATCACTACATCAATAACAGTAAGGCTCTTCGAGAAGCTATGTGCTTCATGATGGACCCCACATCAGGAAAGAAAATATGCTATGTGCAGTTTCCTCAGAGATTTGATGGGATTGATCGTCATGATAGATATTCAAATCGCAATGTTGTCTTTTTCGAT ATAAATATGAAAGGCCTGGATGGGATCCAAGGTCCGATTTATGTTGGAACTGGATGTGTCTTCAGGAGGCAAGCTCTTTATGGATATGATGCTCCTAAAAAGAAGAAACCCCCAGGCAAAACATGCAATTGTCTCCCAAAGTTGTGTTGCTGTTGTTGTTGCTCAAGGAACAAGAACAAGAAAGGGAAATCGAAGGATAAAAAGAAGACAAAAGGCAGGGAAACTTCAACTCAGATACATGCACTTGAAAATATTGAAGAAGGAATTGAAG GAATTGACAGTGAAAAGTCCTCCCTCATGCCCCAGataaaatttgagaaaaaatttgGACAATCGCCTGTATTTATTGCTTCTACACTTCTTGAAGATGGTGGTGTGCCTCCAGGTGCAACACCCTCATCACTTTTGAAAGAGGCCATCCATGTGATCAGTTGTGGTTATGAAGACAAAACAGAATGGGGGAAAGAG GTTGGTTGGATATATGGATCTGTTACTGAGGATATATTGACCGGTTTTAAAATGCATTGCCATGGCTGGCGATCAGTATATTGCATTCCTAAAAGGCCTGCATTTAAGGGTTCTGCCCCTATTAATCTGTCAGATCGTCTACACCAGGTTCTCCGTTGGGCCTTGGGTTCTGTTGAGATTTTCTTGAGCAGACATTGTCCAGTTTGGTACGGCTATGGATGTGGCTTGAAGCCACTGGAGCGATTTTCATACATAAACTCAGTCGTCTATCCATTGACATCGCTGCCGTTGATTGCTTATTGTACCTTGCCAGCTGTGTGTCTCTTAACTGGGAAGTTCATTGTCCCCGAG ATAAGCAACTATGCCAGTATCATTTTCATGGGCCTCTTCATATTAATTGCCGTTACCGGTATCCTGGAAATGCAATGGGGTGGTGTTGGCATAGATGATTGGTGGAGAAACGAGCAGTTCTGGGTTATTGGCGGTGTGTCAGCGCATCTTTTTGCTCTCCTCCAAGGTTTACTCAAGGTTTTAGCTGGTGTCAATACCAACTTTACCGTTACATCAAAAGCAGCTGATGATGGGGCGTTTTCTGAGCTTTATCTGTTTAAGTGGACTTCATTATTGATCCCTCCAATGACCTTGTTAATAATTAACATCATCGGCGTCATTGTTGGGGTGGCAGATGCCATCAATACTGGATATGATTCTTGGGGTCCACTGTTTGGCAAGCTGTTCTTTGCCTTTTGGGTGATtgtccatttatacccattccTGAAGGGTTTGATGGGGAGGCAGGATAGACTTCCCACTATTATTGTGGTGTGGTCAATCCTGTTGGCTTCAATATTCTCCCTGCTATGGGTCCGCATCAACCCTTTTGTGAACAAGAATGGCATTGTATTAGAAATTTGTGGGTTGGACTGTGAGTGA